A window of the Cystobacter fuscus genome harbors these coding sequences:
- a CDS encoding ATP-dependent helicase HrpA, translating to MKEKTPRVDQAEMLKRTFDFDVFVCVRCGGRRRVLADVKGGGGVRAILEHLGLATAGAGLAPARGPPQPPWC from the coding sequence ATGAAGGAGAAGACGCCGCGAGTGGACCAGGCAGAGATGCTCAAGAGGACGTTCGACTTCGACGTGTTCGTCTGCGTGAGGTGTGGAGGCAGGCGTCGGGTGCTGGCGGACGTGAAGGGAGGGGGTGGAGTGCGAGCGATTCTGGAGCACCTGGGCCTGGCCACGGCAGGTGCGGGGCTGGCCCCGGCGCGAGGGCCCCCACAACCCCCGTGGTGTTGA
- a CDS encoding cytochrome P450: MRTCHEDYVLARGTDREMQIPKGTLVIASTLSAMFDPEVMQEPDEYRVDRPAQGYMHFGRGLHTCYGERINHLVLPEVLGSLLCLRNLRRAPGGEGRMKFEGPFPNRLVVQFDAA, encoded by the coding sequence ATGCGCACGTGCCACGAGGACTACGTGCTCGCCCGGGGAACGGACCGGGAGATGCAGATTCCGAAGGGCACGCTCGTCATCGCCTCGACACTCTCGGCGATGTTCGACCCTGAGGTGATGCAGGAGCCGGACGAGTACCGGGTGGACCGGCCAGCCCAGGGCTACATGCACTTCGGCCGGGGATTGCATACCTGCTACGGAGAACGCATCAACCACCTCGTCCTGCCCGAGGTGCTCGGGAGCCTGCTATGCCTGCGCAACCTGCGGCGCGCGCCCGGAGGCGAGGGACGGATGAAGTTCGAGGGCCCCTTCCCGAACCGGCTGGTGGTGCAATTCGACGCGGCTTGA
- a CDS encoding hemerythrin domain-containing protein — protein sequence MAEKESSRRFLLVTAASAGAGWMLAGCATTSTGSTHAPEESGEKKEEEEVSPAEDLMREHGVLRRVLLIYEESLRRLAGGEKVPPRTLAGGAQIIRRFIEDYHEKLEEQFLFPRFERAGKLLELVGVLRDQHAKGRQLTAEVLRLATPESLSSPDSVASLTRTLQLFIRMYRPHAAREDTVLFPALRQVVSSREYDALGEDFERKEHELFGVGGFEGVVEEVATLEKALGIYELSSFTPQ from the coding sequence ATGGCCGAGAAAGAGAGTTCGCGACGGTTCCTGCTGGTGACAGCGGCAAGCGCCGGCGCTGGCTGGATGCTGGCTGGATGCGCGACCACATCCACCGGGAGCACGCACGCCCCGGAGGAATCGGGGGAAAAAAAGGAAGAAGAGGAGGTTTCTCCCGCCGAGGATCTCATGCGCGAGCATGGCGTCCTACGCCGGGTGCTGCTCATCTACGAGGAGAGCCTCCGACGGCTTGCTGGTGGTGAGAAGGTGCCACCGCGGACCCTCGCGGGTGGAGCACAGATCATCCGCCGCTTCATTGAGGACTACCACGAGAAGCTCGAAGAACAGTTCCTCTTCCCTCGCTTCGAACGAGCAGGAAAGCTCCTGGAACTGGTAGGTGTCCTGCGCGACCAGCACGCGAAGGGGCGGCAACTCACGGCAGAAGTGCTGCGCCTCGCGACGCCTGAGAGCCTGAGCAGCCCTGATTCAGTGGCGTCGCTGACCCGCACCCTCCAACTCTTCATTCGCATGTACCGCCCCCACGCAGCACGAGAGGATACGGTCTTGTTCCCTGCGCTGCGGCAGGTCGTCTCTTCCCGCGAGTACGACGCGCTGGGCGAGGACTTCGAGCGAAAGGAACACGAGTTGTTCGGGGTGGGCGGCTTCGAGGGGGTGGTGGAGGAAGTCGCCACGCTGGAGAAAGCCCTGGGAATCTACGAGCTGTCCTCCTTCACGCCCCAATGA
- a CDS encoding pyridoxamine 5'-phosphate oxidase family protein — protein MKTVNDVETLERLYGVPGKSSVLKEVDHLHPAYRPFIERSPFMVLATSGPGGLDASPRGDPAGFVVIEDTRTLLLPDRRGNNRMDSLRNILADPRVALLFFVPGVNETLRVNGRASIVIEPSMLERFTFDGKAPRSVLRITVETVYFQCSRALVRSRLWDPARHVTRTEFPSPGSILEALSPDDFDGGEYDRELPGRVKATLY, from the coding sequence ATGAAGACCGTGAACGATGTGGAGACGCTCGAACGCCTGTACGGGGTTCCCGGGAAGTCGTCCGTGCTCAAGGAGGTGGACCACCTCCACCCTGCATACCGGCCCTTCATCGAGCGATCGCCGTTCATGGTCCTCGCCACGTCCGGCCCTGGAGGGCTGGATGCCTCGCCGCGAGGAGACCCCGCCGGGTTCGTGGTCATCGAGGACACGCGCACGCTGCTGCTGCCCGACCGCCGAGGCAACAACCGCATGGACTCGCTGCGGAACATCCTGGCGGATCCGCGCGTCGCGCTGCTGTTCTTCGTCCCGGGCGTGAACGAAACCCTGCGTGTCAACGGCCGGGCGAGCATCGTCATCGAGCCGTCCATGCTGGAGCGCTTCACCTTCGATGGGAAGGCGCCGCGCTCCGTGCTGCGCATCACCGTGGAGACGGTCTACTTCCAATGCAGCCGCGCGTTGGTCCGCTCCAGGCTTTGGGACCCGGCCCGGCACGTCACCCGCACCGAGTTCCCAAGCCCCGGCTCCATCCTCGAGGCGCTGAGCCCGGATGACTTCGACGGCGGCGAGTACGACCGCGAGTTGCCCGGCCGGGTGAAGGCGACGCTGTACTGA
- a CDS encoding VOC family protein: MTEPSSKNDTGRFVWYELLSTDPQGALAFYVEVVGWKTQPFEVGGDGDYRMWVGGQGPLGGVTALPEPAKKLGASSYWQANVQVANVDETVAEVKRLGGQVYVKEDVPSVGRIAVIADPQGAVIAVFTPAADVQSHDVAKQGEFSWHELYTTDHEAAFTFYERIVGWERLGEFDMGAMGKYLLWGRNGKQLGGMLTLPKGMKTPDGRDVPPSWMYYVTVEDLDAAVARATAKGARVLNGPMEVPGGQRIVQLMDPQGAAFALTTPPTSR, translated from the coding sequence ATGACCGAGCCGAGCAGCAAGAACGACACTGGCCGCTTCGTCTGGTACGAACTCCTCTCGACCGACCCGCAGGGCGCGCTCGCCTTCTATGTCGAGGTCGTGGGATGGAAGACGCAGCCGTTCGAAGTCGGAGGGGACGGGGACTACAGGATGTGGGTCGGCGGCCAGGGGCCACTCGGCGGCGTGACCGCGTTGCCCGAGCCCGCGAAGAAGTTGGGCGCGTCGTCCTACTGGCAGGCGAACGTGCAGGTCGCGAACGTCGACGAAACCGTCGCGGAGGTGAAGCGCCTCGGCGGCCAGGTCTACGTGAAAGAGGATGTCCCCTCCGTGGGACGCATCGCGGTGATTGCGGACCCGCAGGGGGCGGTCATCGCGGTCTTCACGCCCGCGGCTGACGTGCAGTCGCACGACGTCGCGAAGCAGGGCGAGTTCTCGTGGCACGAGCTGTACACGACCGACCACGAAGCCGCGTTCACCTTCTATGAGCGCATCGTTGGCTGGGAGCGCCTCGGCGAGTTCGACATGGGCGCGATGGGCAAGTACCTGCTGTGGGGTCGCAACGGCAAGCAGCTCGGCGGCATGCTGACCCTGCCGAAGGGGATGAAGACGCCCGACGGTCGCGACGTGCCGCCGTCGTGGATGTACTACGTCACGGTCGAGGACCTGGACGCCGCGGTTGCCCGCGCGACGGCGAAGGGGGCGCGGGTGCTCAACGGCCCGATGGAGGTTCCCGGTGGCCAGCGCATCGTGCAGCTCATGGATCCGCAGGGCGCCGCGTTCGCGCTCACCACTCCGCCGACATCGCGGTGA
- a CDS encoding alpha/beta fold hydrolase, which translates to MEHQYAHINGIGMHYVTHGAGEPIIFLHGFPEYWGVWKKPLEALGKDHWVIAPDMRGYNLSSKPAGVEQYHIEHLVADIRALADHLKIKKFTLVSQDWGALVGWSFVLRHPEYVRRFVTINITHPALLNRDLRENAAQQQASQYMLLFRSPEAEQFIMADDYAFGRQAMIEAARQMGAQISAEDEAEMIAAWKQPGAITGGLNYYRAAEMGPPAGQGGQGGSNLVDGLEPRQLQVCLPVLFVHGEMDPYLLPSGQEGLEEYVHNLTFRRIPDADHSVTLEKPELLTQYIREFMQEN; encoded by the coding sequence ATGGAACACCAGTACGCACACATCAACGGCATCGGCATGCACTACGTGACGCACGGAGCCGGTGAACCCATCATCTTCCTCCATGGCTTCCCCGAGTACTGGGGCGTCTGGAAGAAGCCGCTTGAGGCGCTGGGCAAGGACCACTGGGTCATCGCCCCGGACATGCGTGGCTACAACCTGAGCTCGAAGCCGGCCGGCGTCGAGCAGTACCACATCGAGCACCTGGTGGCGGACATCCGCGCGCTGGCGGACCACCTGAAGATCAAGAAGTTCACCCTGGTCTCGCAGGATTGGGGCGCGCTGGTGGGCTGGAGCTTCGTGCTGCGCCACCCCGAGTACGTGCGCCGGTTCGTCACCATCAACATCACGCACCCCGCTCTCCTCAACCGGGACCTGCGCGAGAACGCCGCTCAGCAGCAGGCCAGCCAGTACATGCTGCTCTTCCGCTCGCCCGAGGCCGAGCAGTTCATCATGGCCGATGACTACGCCTTCGGGCGGCAGGCGATGATCGAAGCCGCCCGGCAGATGGGCGCCCAGATCTCCGCCGAGGACGAGGCCGAGATGATCGCTGCCTGGAAGCAGCCGGGCGCCATCACCGGCGGGCTCAACTACTACCGGGCGGCGGAGATGGGTCCTCCTGCTGGCCAGGGCGGCCAGGGTGGCAGCAACCTGGTGGACGGGCTGGAGCCGCGGCAGCTTCAGGTGTGCCTGCCCGTGCTCTTCGTCCACGGTGAGATGGACCCCTATCTCTTGCCGTCTGGCCAGGAGGGGTTGGAGGAGTACGTGCACAACCTCACCTTCCGGCGCATCCCCGATGCGGACCACTCGGTCACCCTGGAGAAGCCGGAGCTCCTCACGCAGTACATTCGCGAGTTCATGCAAGAGAATTAG
- a CDS encoding alpha/beta fold hydrolase, which translates to MTTLFKTPQGEQAVKTCYQAMLDQWPVHNRHLRLPTRQGETFVLASGSQDKPALVLLHGSASNSASWVADVPLWSQSFNVFAVDLIGEPGLSAPSRPPLASEAYAEWLDDVMEGLGLSSASFVGLSLGGWVALDYAIRRSERVEKLVLLSPGGIGRNRNILVWALPLLLLGSWGRRKMQERIGGATLTAASFTNSPMGALTETIFAHFKPRTSPLPQPTTEQLRRLVMPVMAILGGKDVFIDAPRTRDRLEENVTRLTMRYLPEAPHFIPDQSEAVLDFLRGG; encoded by the coding sequence ATGACCACCCTTTTCAAAACGCCGCAGGGCGAGCAGGCGGTGAAGACCTGCTATCAGGCCATGCTCGACCAGTGGCCCGTTCACAACCGGCACCTGCGCCTGCCGACCCGGCAGGGTGAGACCTTCGTGCTCGCCAGCGGTTCGCAAGACAAGCCTGCCCTGGTTCTGCTGCATGGCTCGGCGTCGAATTCGGCGAGCTGGGTGGCCGATGTGCCGCTCTGGAGCCAATCCTTCAACGTGTTCGCGGTCGACCTCATCGGTGAGCCGGGGCTGAGCGCACCGTCGCGCCCGCCTCTCGCGTCGGAAGCCTATGCGGAGTGGCTGGACGACGTGATGGAGGGGCTTGGCCTCTCCTCGGCATCGTTCGTGGGGCTTTCGCTGGGCGGCTGGGTGGCGCTGGACTATGCCATTCGCAGGTCGGAGCGGGTGGAGAAGCTCGTGCTGCTCAGCCCTGGCGGGATCGGCCGGAACCGGAACATCCTCGTCTGGGCCTTGCCGCTATTGCTGCTGGGCAGCTGGGGGCGAAGGAAGATGCAGGAGCGGATCGGCGGGGCAACATTGACGGCGGCTTCGTTCACGAACAGCCCCATGGGGGCATTGACCGAAACGATCTTCGCCCATTTCAAACCACGCACGTCACCGTTGCCGCAGCCCACCACCGAGCAGCTACGACGGTTGGTCATGCCAGTCATGGCGATCCTCGGCGGCAAGGATGTCTTCATCGATGCGCCACGGACACGGGACCGCCTCGAGGAGAACGTCACCCGTCTGACCATGCGATATCTGCCCGAGGCGCCGCACTTCATTCCCGACCAGAGCGAGGCGGTGCTGGACTTTCTGCGGGGTGGATGA
- a CDS encoding sigma-70 family RNA polymerase sigma factor yields the protein MKPPDSNPADVFDPLRPRLLRIAYRMLGIVAEAEDVVQEAYLRWHQTNRDVVRDAEAVLVRTVTRLCLDVLKSARVRREEYVGTWLPEPIIETVEGDDLTLTLMMALERLSPLERAAFLLHDVFGMDFEQVAKAIDRAPAACRQLASRARDHVQEARPRFPVTEARGHELASAFHAASRSGDTQALQALLAQDAILYADGGGKAKAVLNPIYGREKLVRFFEGVWRIPAVGSAQLVHEGTIDGLPAYVTLDPDGMLQTTAFAIEDGRIVALYVTRNPDKLKGIRRAVVGESS from the coding sequence GTGAAGCCGCCTGATTCAAATCCCGCGGACGTCTTCGACCCGCTCCGCCCCCGGCTGCTCCGCATCGCGTACCGGATGCTGGGCATCGTCGCGGAGGCGGAGGACGTGGTGCAGGAGGCGTATCTCCGTTGGCACCAGACGAACCGCGACGTCGTGCGGGACGCCGAGGCCGTGCTCGTCCGCACGGTGACGCGCCTGTGCCTGGACGTCCTGAAGTCCGCGCGCGTCCGGCGCGAGGAGTACGTGGGGACCTGGCTTCCAGAGCCCATCATCGAGACAGTGGAGGGCGATGACTTGACGCTGACCCTGATGATGGCCCTGGAGCGCCTGTCCCCGCTGGAGCGCGCCGCGTTCCTCCTGCACGACGTGTTCGGCATGGACTTCGAGCAGGTGGCGAAGGCCATCGACCGCGCTCCCGCGGCGTGCCGCCAGCTCGCCAGCCGGGCGCGGGACCATGTGCAGGAGGCCCGGCCCCGCTTCCCCGTGACGGAGGCGAGGGGCCACGAGCTGGCCTCGGCGTTCCATGCCGCGTCCCGGAGCGGCGACACGCAGGCGCTCCAGGCACTGCTGGCCCAGGACGCCATCCTGTACGCCGACGGCGGCGGCAAGGCGAAGGCGGTCCTCAATCCCATCTACGGCCGGGAGAAGCTGGTGCGCTTCTTCGAAGGGGTGTGGCGCATTCCAGCCGTGGGCTCGGCGCAGCTCGTGCACGAGGGCACCATCGACGGCCTGCCCGCGTACGTCACGCTGGATCCGGATGGAATGCTGCAGACCACGGCGTTTGCCATCGAGGACGGCCGGATCGTCGCCCTCTACGTCACGCGCAACCCCGACAAGCTGAAGGGCATCCGGCGCGCGGTGGTGGGCGAGTCGTCGTAG
- a CDS encoding helix-turn-helix domain-containing protein, giving the protein MPEELLTVEAAAEALSLHVKTVLRFIREGRLRATKVGKQYRILRSDLDALAGAPTRNVSPRARATGIVDVQDVDQELLRRLSAILLGARQGHDPQAEPMSIDIAHDPIRRAAKVIAVGSPGDLAMLFKLVDACLEE; this is encoded by the coding sequence ATGCCGGAAGAGCTTTTGACGGTCGAGGCCGCCGCAGAAGCGCTGAGCCTGCACGTGAAAACGGTCCTGCGCTTCATCCGCGAAGGCAGGCTGCGGGCCACCAAGGTCGGCAAGCAATACCGAATTCTGCGGTCCGATCTCGACGCCTTGGCGGGGGCGCCGACGCGCAATGTGTCGCCGCGGGCCCGCGCGACGGGGATTGTCGATGTCCAGGACGTGGATCAGGAACTGTTGCGACGTCTTTCGGCGATCCTGCTCGGAGCGCGGCAAGGCCACGATCCACAGGCCGAGCCGATGTCCATCGACATCGCGCATGATCCAATCCGCCGCGCGGCCAAGGTGATCGCGGTGGGGTCGCCTGGAGATCTCGCCATGCTGTTCAAGCTCGTCGACGCTTGTCTGGAGGAGTAA
- a CDS encoding carboxymuconolactone decarboxylase family protein encodes MKPRMNAFAVAPDALNLMVDFSQKVEALGLEPSLRELVKIRSSQLNGCAFCIHMHTRDARAHGETEERIYLLDGWRESPLYTDRERAALGWTEALTLVSTTHAPDEDYAALKPHFTEEEIVKLTLMIGVINTANRLVLGFRAVHPVTPRSEAA; translated from the coding sequence ATGAAGCCCCGGATGAATGCTTTCGCGGTCGCGCCGGACGCCCTCAATCTCATGGTGGATTTCAGCCAGAAGGTGGAGGCCCTGGGGCTGGAGCCGAGCCTCCGCGAGCTCGTCAAGATCCGCTCGTCCCAGCTCAATGGCTGCGCCTTCTGCATCCACATGCACACCCGCGACGCCCGCGCACATGGGGAGACCGAGGAGCGCATCTACCTTCTGGACGGCTGGCGTGAGTCGCCGCTGTACACCGACCGCGAGCGGGCGGCCCTGGGCTGGACCGAGGCCCTGACGCTCGTCTCCACGACACATGCCCCGGATGAGGACTACGCTGCGCTCAAGCCGCACTTCACCGAAGAGGAGATCGTGAAGCTGACCCTCATGATTGGCGTCATCAACACCGCGAACCGGCTCGTCCTCGGCTTCCGGGCCGTGCACCCGGTGACCCCTCGCAGTGAAGCCGCCTGA
- a CDS encoding WbuC family cupin fold metalloprotein has product MSSSYRRALDAPEGELVVLSRSLVEEVVVASRTSPRRRIIQPFHKSDADLLHRMLNVIQPDSYVRPHWHLEPPKAEAWVLLRGALAFFTFEEDGLVRDCLSLEAGGENFGVDLAPGIFHGLVALAPDTVIFEVENGPYAPANDKAFAAWAPAEGTPEAAGYLAFLREEFRRRPPEHAGRHS; this is encoded by the coding sequence ATGAGCTCTTCCTACCGACGTGCCCTGGACGCTCCCGAGGGGGAGCTGGTGGTCCTCTCGCGCTCCCTGGTGGAGGAGGTGGTGGTGGCCTCCCGGACGAGTCCCCGCCGGCGCATCATCCAGCCCTTCCACAAGAGCGACGCGGACCTGCTGCACCGGATGCTCAATGTCATCCAGCCGGACAGCTACGTGCGGCCGCACTGGCACCTGGAGCCGCCGAAGGCGGAGGCGTGGGTGTTGCTGCGCGGTGCGCTGGCGTTCTTCACCTTCGAGGAGGACGGGCTCGTGCGCGACTGTCTGTCATTGGAGGCGGGGGGCGAGAATTTCGGGGTGGATCTGGCGCCGGGCATCTTCCATGGGCTGGTCGCCCTGGCTCCGGACACCGTCATCTTCGAGGTGGAGAACGGGCCGTATGCCCCGGCCAATGACAAGGCTTTCGCGGCCTGGGCTCCCGCCGAGGGCACGCCGGAGGCCGCGGGGTACCTCGCGTTCCTGCGCGAGGAGTTCCGGCGGAGGCCTCCGGAGCATGCGGGCCGGCATTCATGA
- a CDS encoding class I SAM-dependent methyltransferase gives MTSPSSTERFTDRVADYVRFRPDYPAALVDFLHGPCAVAPTAPVADIGAGTGISTRMLLDAGHPVVAVEPNAAMRAAADAWLGGLPGYRSVAGTAEATTLESGSVGLVTAAQAFHWFDQDKTRQEFARVLAPGGQVALFWNSRLLEGSAFLRDYEALLRHYCPDYATVAERYPSDEEMATWFRGGLRHQARIPHSQRLDYEALRGRHLSSSFVPKEGHPIHAPMMEALRELFERDSEGGQVVFAYDTRIFVGTVG, from the coding sequence ATGACGAGCCCTTCCTCCACCGAGCGCTTCACGGATCGCGTCGCGGACTACGTGCGCTTCCGGCCCGATTACCCGGCGGCGCTCGTCGACTTCCTGCACGGGCCGTGCGCCGTTGCCCCCACGGCCCCGGTGGCGGACATCGGCGCGGGCACCGGCATCTCCACCCGGATGTTGCTCGACGCCGGGCACCCGGTGGTCGCCGTCGAGCCCAACGCCGCGATGCGCGCCGCCGCGGACGCCTGGCTGGGCGGCCTTCCCGGCTACCGGAGCGTCGCCGGCACCGCCGAGGCCACGACCCTGGAGTCGGGCAGCGTGGGGCTGGTGACGGCCGCGCAGGCCTTCCATTGGTTCGATCAGGACAAGACCCGTCAGGAGTTCGCCCGCGTCCTCGCGCCCGGGGGCCAGGTGGCGCTCTTCTGGAACAGCCGGTTGCTGGAGGGCTCGGCCTTCCTACGCGACTACGAGGCCCTGCTGCGGCACTACTGCCCGGACTACGCCACCGTGGCCGAGCGCTACCCGAGCGACGAGGAGATGGCCACGTGGTTCCGCGGCGGACTGCGCCACCAGGCGCGGATCCCCCATTCCCAGCGGCTCGACTACGAGGCCCTGCGCGGGCGGCACCTGTCCTCGTCCTTCGTCCCGAAGGAGGGCCACCCGATCCACGCGCCGATGATGGAGGCCTTGCGCGAACTCTTCGAGCGCGACAGCGAGGGCGGCCAGGTGGTGTTCGCCTACGACACGCGCATCTTCGTGGGCACGGTGGGGTGA
- a CDS encoding DoxX family protein, with translation MTRLNRLFFTSAPPAALLIRLAVGAIFLSEGIQKFLFPDALGVGRFVKIGIPFPQVMGPFVGVVEMLCGLLILLGLLTRLAAVPLIIDMLVAIATTKVPIFLQEGFWKMAHEARTDWAMLLGTLFLLLTGPGPVAVDSRLYRKRVPGDERHSQPDRTC, from the coding sequence ATGACACGGCTCAACCGCCTTTTCTTCACGAGCGCTCCCCCCGCTGCCCTCCTGATCCGGCTGGCAGTGGGGGCCATCTTTCTGTCCGAGGGTATCCAGAAATTTCTCTTCCCGGACGCGCTGGGGGTGGGGCGCTTCGTGAAGATTGGAATCCCCTTCCCCCAGGTGATGGGACCCTTCGTCGGGGTTGTGGAGATGCTCTGCGGTCTCCTCATCCTCTTGGGGCTCCTCACGCGCCTGGCCGCCGTGCCGCTCATCATCGACATGCTGGTGGCGATTGCGACCACCAAAGTCCCGATCTTTCTCCAAGAGGGTTTCTGGAAGATGGCCCACGAGGCCCGCACAGACTGGGCCATGCTGCTCGGCACTCTGTTCCTGCTGTTGACCGGGCCGGGACCTGTAGCGGTCGACTCACGGCTTTACCGCAAGCGGGTGCCCGGGGATGAGCGACACAGCCAACCCGATAGAACCTGCTGA
- a CDS encoding Kelch repeat-containing protein, whose protein sequence is MKRHLNQRMLWLVSCLLLAAMGCTQNPESQEPTGDVQFVNSVPQALTGDNVTRVVVTLTAPDLAARSLSLTRMEGTWSGTMYRIPAGPNRTFTAEAFDATGVLRFRGEAMGVPITEGSTQVVALTLQTVASTGDVFDNTAPCIDSLIASASQVLPGGSVSLIATAHDPDPTDTLTYSWSATAGSFSASSSTSTTWTAPATAGDITVTLTVTDSRGASSSISVVITVINTTPGPGYGNAEVRVSFNSSPTVQRITTSHSPVAVGGTATLTVTAVDAEAHSLSYAWSSTCPGTWTDSNLATAQFTPSAAPAGEPCGNCPVTVIVTDSAGGRTPGTLRLCVGNGPVVSFPPRIVLTHQSASSVSGGGSVVLRVVAEDGDGSALSFSWAASSGALGARVNSLSSSEVVWTAPTCSPVGGPPSITVTVTNTRGFTASHTFYVPVVSGTDCGTGNGDGGTGNGDGGTGNGDGGTDPSTPGTVALWTPTGHLLAGRYFQSATLLPSGKVLVIGGYNNTYPLASAELYDPATGSWSSARNMAQARALHSVTLLPSGKVLVIGGNGSRDGYPVGLNSVEIYDPAKNTWSSAAPMTFARYSHTATRLPNGKVLVIGGAASSYGGDIPELYDPATNSWLPVSTMNSSSRFGHFAFLQSTGNVLVLGGGTPAVERYDPSLDSWTIATGFTDSWSYAQLLASGRVLLASGSGLSLYDPVLYTQTPVGNLLQTRSYHAVTRLNSGKLLVTGGSSSTSILSELFDPSTGLSAYTTSMPESRYAHTATLLPNGKVLVTGGYWSVQGLTSSVIYTP, encoded by the coding sequence ATGAAACGCCATCTGAACCAGAGGATGCTCTGGCTCGTGAGCTGCCTCCTATTGGCCGCCATGGGGTGTACCCAGAATCCCGAGTCGCAGGAGCCCACGGGCGACGTGCAATTCGTGAATTCCGTTCCACAGGCCCTCACCGGTGACAATGTCACGCGGGTCGTGGTCACCCTCACCGCGCCCGACCTCGCCGCCAGATCCCTCTCGCTCACCCGGATGGAGGGGACCTGGAGCGGGACCATGTACCGCATCCCCGCGGGTCCCAACCGGACCTTCACCGCCGAAGCCTTCGACGCGACCGGCGTGCTGCGCTTCCGGGGAGAGGCCATGGGAGTCCCCATCACGGAGGGCTCGACACAGGTGGTGGCCCTCACCCTCCAGACGGTGGCTTCCACCGGAGACGTGTTCGACAACACGGCGCCCTGCATCGACTCACTCATTGCCTCGGCCAGCCAGGTGCTTCCAGGAGGCAGCGTGAGCCTGATCGCCACCGCCCACGACCCGGATCCCACCGACACGCTCACCTACTCCTGGAGCGCCACCGCCGGTAGCTTCAGCGCCAGCTCCTCCACGTCCACCACGTGGACGGCCCCCGCGACGGCGGGCGACATCACCGTGACGCTGACCGTCACGGACTCCCGCGGCGCATCGTCCTCCATCAGTGTGGTGATCACCGTCATCAACACGACTCCGGGCCCGGGTTATGGCAACGCCGAGGTACGCGTGAGCTTCAACAGCTCGCCCACCGTGCAGCGCATCACCACGTCGCACTCACCCGTGGCAGTGGGCGGCACGGCCACCCTCACGGTGACCGCGGTGGATGCCGAGGCTCACTCCTTGTCCTACGCCTGGAGTTCCACCTGCCCAGGCACGTGGACGGACTCGAATCTGGCCACCGCCCAGTTCACTCCGAGCGCCGCGCCCGCGGGGGAGCCCTGCGGCAACTGCCCCGTCACCGTCATCGTCACGGATTCCGCGGGTGGCCGCACGCCGGGCACCTTGCGCCTCTGCGTGGGCAACGGCCCCGTGGTGAGCTTTCCTCCGCGCATCGTCCTTACCCACCAGTCCGCCAGCTCCGTGTCGGGCGGGGGGTCCGTCGTGTTGCGCGTGGTGGCCGAGGACGGTGATGGGAGCGCGCTCTCTTTCTCGTGGGCCGCGAGCAGCGGAGCGCTGGGCGCGCGTGTGAACAGCCTTTCCTCGAGCGAGGTCGTTTGGACGGCCCCCACGTGCTCGCCCGTGGGTGGTCCGCCGAGCATCACCGTTACCGTGACCAACACCCGGGGGTTCACCGCCTCGCACACCTTCTACGTTCCGGTGGTGAGCGGCACGGACTGCGGCACGGGCAACGGGGACGGTGGCACGGGCAACGGGGACGGCGGCACGGGCAACGGGGACGGCGGCACCGATCCGTCGACACCTGGAACGGTCGCTCTGTGGACGCCCACCGGTCACCTGCTCGCCGGCCGGTATTTCCAATCGGCGACCTTGCTGCCTTCCGGCAAGGTGTTGGTCATTGGCGGATATAACAATACCTATCCCCTGGCCTCGGCGGAGCTCTACGACCCGGCCACGGGGAGTTGGTCTTCCGCGAGGAACATGGCCCAGGCACGTGCCCTTCATTCAGTGACACTGCTGCCCTCTGGCAAGGTGCTGGTCATCGGGGGCAACGGCAGTAGAGATGGCTACCCTGTCGGCCTCAACTCGGTGGAAATCTACGATCCGGCCAAGAACACCTGGTCTTCGGCGGCGCCGATGACCTTCGCGCGCTACAGCCACACGGCGACGCGGCTCCCCAACGGCAAGGTTCTGGTCATCGGAGGCGCTGCCTCCTCGTACGGCGGAGACATTCCGGAACTCTATGACCCGGCGACGAATAGCTGGCTCCCGGTGTCGACCATGAATAGCAGTAGCCGCTTCGGCCATTTCGCCTTCCTGCAATCCACCGGCAACGTGTTGGTCCTGGGTGGAGGAACACCAGCCGTCGAGCGCTACGATCCGTCGCTCGACTCCTGGACGATCGCAACCGGCTTCACGGACTCCTGGAGCTACGCCCAGCTCCTGGCCAGTGGACGGGTGCTCCTGGCCTCGGGTAGTGGCCTCTCGTTGTACGACCCGGTGCTTTACACCCAGACGCCCGTTGGCAACCTGCTCCAGACTCGCAGCTACCATGCGGTGACGAGGCTCAACTCTGGCAAGCTGCTCGTGACGGGAGGATCCAGCAGCACCTCCATCCTTTCGGAGCTTTTCGATCCATCGACGGGTCTCTCCGCCTATACCACGAGCATGCCCGAGAGCCGGTACGCCCACACGGCGACCCTGCTCCCCAATGGCAAGGTGCTGGTCACGGGAGGGTACTGGTCAGTTCAAGGCCTCACCAGTTCCGTCATCTACACGCCATGA